A stretch of the Symmachiella macrocystis genome encodes the following:
- a CDS encoding sodium:solute symporter family protein, translated as MPAAAAVNLAIVVAYLFAMLGVGMWLTRYVRSEDDYFIAGRSLNRWAICGSVMATNVAAVYLVGPAGRAYSGGAALLLMAWTGNMLAAISAVTFLPRFRRLGITTLSELLQRRYGSGIAMAISCMWMLFYALFSGVTMLTCATVLTGAFGGGEHFEMVLIGVAVVVIMYCLFSGLLAVVYTDLLQAFLIILGAVILLPLGLKAGGGIEVLFDPAKIAPEKWLMWRPAGQPDDYLTMLMLLVLGLPYWFTSQYMLQRSFAGRNVEEASKGLLWAALLTGPLTLCYIVPVMVAGVNPELQPPTGSADSVLPMLVQKLMPIGLGGIFLAALVAASNSTASSYLNSLATLFERDLYRPANPDRSTKHYLLVGRVVTMLAGGMGLIYAVLCHRSEMNLLDSAWMIGSIFQPAIFVVIAGALFFRRGTTVGAWACLVIGIGYAAVGAFGGWAAIGDALQLSHWPIFAWDHTKAPTRALVGMPLSAVVLILGSLCTSKRASDENRAAEHEVWLNRMRFAPGDWTPKRRAGFGLGMVCLVGMIVAAIFDRDLPKPWNVPIFLGLLSGFVAGVLLAAGRFLPAEETEMHTRAAIEDSRFARYLATGWTWAAVYAVAMVLVVALYVLL; from the coding sequence ATGCCTGCAGCCGCTGCCGTCAATCTCGCCATTGTCGTCGCCTACCTCTTCGCGATGCTTGGGGTCGGTATGTGGCTGACGCGGTATGTGCGCAGCGAGGACGATTATTTCATTGCTGGGCGGTCGCTGAATCGTTGGGCGATTTGTGGGTCGGTGATGGCGACTAATGTGGCCGCTGTTTATCTCGTCGGGCCGGCGGGGCGGGCTTATTCCGGAGGAGCAGCGCTGCTGTTGATGGCTTGGACCGGCAATATGCTGGCGGCGATCAGTGCGGTCACGTTCTTGCCGCGATTTCGTCGGTTGGGAATCACCACGCTCTCGGAATTGCTCCAGCGGCGTTATGGCTCTGGAATTGCGATGGCCATCTCGTGCATGTGGATGTTGTTTTATGCCTTGTTCAGCGGCGTGACGATGCTGACCTGCGCCACGGTACTGACGGGTGCATTCGGCGGTGGCGAACATTTCGAAATGGTGCTCATTGGTGTCGCTGTCGTGGTGATCATGTATTGCCTATTCAGTGGGTTGTTGGCGGTTGTCTACACTGATTTGTTGCAGGCATTTTTGATCATCCTGGGAGCGGTGATCTTATTGCCCTTGGGGCTTAAGGCGGGGGGCGGGATCGAGGTGCTGTTTGATCCGGCGAAGATCGCCCCTGAAAAATGGCTGATGTGGCGACCTGCCGGACAGCCGGATGATTACCTGACGATGTTGATGCTGCTCGTGCTCGGTTTGCCGTATTGGTTCACGTCGCAATATATGCTGCAGCGGAGTTTTGCCGGGCGGAACGTCGAAGAAGCGAGCAAGGGACTGCTGTGGGCGGCGCTTCTCACCGGGCCATTGACGCTGTGTTATATCGTGCCGGTGATGGTGGCGGGGGTGAATCCGGAACTGCAACCGCCGACCGGTTCGGCCGACTCGGTTTTGCCGATGCTGGTGCAGAAACTGATGCCAATCGGGCTGGGAGGAATTTTTTTAGCGGCGCTCGTGGCAGCTTCCAACTCGACTGCTTCGAGTTACCTCAACAGTCTGGCGACCTTGTTCGAACGTGACCTGTATCGCCCCGCTAATCCGGATCGTTCGACGAAACACTATTTGCTAGTCGGCCGCGTCGTGACGATGTTGGCCGGCGGCATGGGATTGATCTATGCCGTGCTGTGCCACCGCTCGGAAATGAATCTTCTAGACTCCGCCTGGATGATTGGCAGTATTTTCCAACCGGCCATTTTTGTGGTCATCGCCGGTGCGCTCTTTTTCCGTCGCGGCACAACGGTCGGAGCCTGGGCCTGTCTGGTGATCGGCATCGGCTATGCGGCGGTCGGAGCGTTTGGTGGTTGGGCAGCGATTGGCGATGCGCTGCAGCTGAGTCATTGGCCCATCTTCGCCTGGGACCACACCAAGGCGCCGACCCGCGCGCTGGTCGGCATGCCGTTGAGCGCGGTCGTATTGATTCTAGGCAGCCTGTGCACATCCAAAAGGGCTTCGGATGAAAACCGGGCAGCGGAGCATGAGGTCTGGCTGAATCGCATGCGGTTTGCCCCCGGCGATTGGACGCCAAAGCGGCGTGCGGGGTTTGGCTTGGGGATGGTTTGCTTGGTGGGCATGATCGTAGCGGCCATTTTTGATCGCGACCTGCCAAAGCCGTGGAACGTACCCATTTTTCTGGGCTTGCTCAGTGGATTTGTCGCGGGCGTGTTATTGGCAGCGGGCCGGTTTTTGCCGGCCGAGGAAACCGAGATGCACACCCGCGCCGCGATCGAAGATTCCCGCTTCGCCCGTTACCTCGCCACCGGCTGGACCTGGGCAGCGGTGTATGCGGTGGCGATGGTGCTGGTGGTGGCTTTGTACGTGTTATTGTAG
- a CDS encoding MazG nucleotide pyrophosphohydrolase domain-containing protein → MNESTETLTLAELQELIQRMYSSKDEARGVDGTFMWLMEEVGELAAALREGTPAETAAEFADVLAWLATIANVAGIDLQRAVLEKYGRGCPGCGAMVCACDTAEKP, encoded by the coding sequence GTGAATGAATCGACTGAGACATTGACGTTGGCGGAATTGCAGGAACTCATACAACGGATGTATTCCTCGAAGGATGAAGCGCGGGGGGTTGACGGGACCTTTATGTGGCTGATGGAGGAGGTGGGGGAGTTGGCGGCGGCGCTGCGTGAGGGAACTCCCGCGGAAACGGCGGCGGAATTCGCCGATGTGCTGGCTTGGCTGGCGACAATCGCCAATGTGGCCGGCATCGACCTGCAGCGTGCGGTCTTGGAGAAATATGGCCGTGGTTGTCCCGGTTGTGGGGCGATGGTTTGTGCCTGCGACACGGCGGAAAAGCCGTAA
- a CDS encoding zinc-binding dehydrogenase, whose translation MTATGQVAAFTGVRKPFALREFPVPAPAAGAVLVKVRMANVCGSDLHIWRGEYDVSRGHTEPFCLSIGHEMAGEVAELGEGVTHDSAGQPLAVGDRIVYQYFCPCGRCRSCLRRSTPRCSEALRNRYPPDEYPHFNAAYGQYYYLNPGQAVFKVPANVSDDLAGPANCALAQVIEAFRRGHVGLGDHVVIQGAGGLGINAVAVAREMGVAQILIIDGIESRLELAHAFGADETMLLADYPHPDDRVRRVRELTDGWGADAVLEVSGLPAVVPEGLDMLAQGGTYLEVGNINQGKRVEIDPSVLVHGGKSLLGIMWYDPDCLKAALDLLSTKADVYPFEQILSHHYPLKDIDQAFADQDSGNVQRAALLPWAD comes from the coding sequence ATGACCGCTACCGGACAAGTCGCTGCGTTTACCGGGGTGCGCAAGCCGTTTGCGTTGCGGGAATTCCCGGTCCCTGCACCGGCGGCTGGGGCGGTGCTTGTTAAGGTGCGGATGGCGAATGTTTGTGGTAGCGACCTGCATATTTGGCGGGGGGAATACGATGTCTCTCGCGGGCATACGGAACCGTTTTGCCTTTCCATTGGGCATGAAATGGCCGGGGAAGTCGCTGAATTGGGCGAGGGAGTCACGCATGACTCGGCGGGGCAGCCGCTCGCGGTCGGAGATCGTATCGTCTATCAATATTTCTGCCCCTGCGGCCGCTGTCGCAGTTGTTTGCGGCGCAGTACGCCGCGTTGCTCTGAGGCGCTGCGGAATCGCTACCCGCCGGATGAATACCCGCACTTCAATGCCGCCTATGGGCAATACTATTACCTGAATCCCGGCCAAGCGGTTTTCAAAGTCCCGGCGAATGTGTCGGACGATTTGGCCGGTCCGGCGAACTGCGCGCTGGCGCAAGTCATTGAAGCCTTTCGGCGGGGACACGTGGGTTTGGGCGATCATGTTGTGATTCAAGGGGCGGGGGGATTGGGAATCAACGCCGTCGCCGTTGCTCGTGAAATGGGCGTCGCGCAGATTCTTATCATCGATGGCATCGAATCTCGGTTAGAACTCGCCCACGCGTTTGGTGCGGACGAGACCATGTTGCTCGCCGACTATCCGCACCCCGATGACCGTGTACGGCGTGTGCGGGAATTGACCGATGGGTGGGGGGCGGATGCGGTGTTGGAGGTTTCGGGCCTGCCGGCGGTTGTTCCCGAAGGATTGGACATGCTGGCTCAAGGGGGCACGTATTTAGAGGTCGGCAATATCAATCAAGGCAAGCGGGTCGAGATCGATCCGTCGGTATTGGTGCATGGCGGCAAGTCGCTGTTGGGCATCATGTGGTATGATCCGGACTGCTTGAAAGCAGCGCTTGACCTATTGAGCACCAAGGCCGACGTCTATCCGTTTGAACAGATTCTGTCGCACCATTATCCTCTCAAAGATATCGACCAAGCCTTTGCCGACCAGGATAGCGGCAACGTACAGCGAGCAGCGTTGTTGCCCTGGGCGGACTGA